A stretch of Lepisosteus oculatus isolate fLepOcu1 chromosome 11, fLepOcu1.hap2, whole genome shotgun sequence DNA encodes these proteins:
- the LOC107077505 gene encoding uncharacterized protein produces MAPKLLLKGFLLLLITLTRSSIFVSGQETTTATSLSNSTADSSTPNITSAEPTTSGMNDSSSSNVSFSATTAPGVGSMVTTIPTNGTGNTSYSWATTVSPVSGMTSVYANSTSAANSMTSLLACKSFSCSAPDCYTMYMNETASNCSSGNAFCELKRLSSSNYTTGCSTTCNSTSSRCANETQLPCVVECCRTPNCLNGSMQLIRTSFVTTRAPTTTTTNPTTTVANNGKKCQTMTCNGEACYKTQAKNDKLCPIGYEFCELKKTVANAVMTWTSGCSKDCIKLPLIVCTSTTVDCLQECCNATQKESCLKMDGSVNMPNGASTLYIPSHFIFLTSSFLIWILNSQLQSLLIQ; encoded by the exons ATGGCCCCAAAGCTGcttttaaaag GCTTTCTTCTGCTTTTAATCACACTGACAAGAAGCTCCATATTTGTGTCAGGTCAAGAAACTACAACTGCAACATCACTTAGCAACTCTACAGCTGATTCATCTACTCCAAACATAACATCTGCAGAACCAACAACATCTGGAATGAATGACTCCTCATCATCGAATGTTTCATTCAGCGCTACTACAGCACCTGGAGTTGGATCAATGGTCACTACCATTCCAACCAATGGCACAGGAAACACAAGTTACTCTTGGGCCACCACTGTTTCTCCAG TCTCTGGAATGACATCAGTTTATGCAAACTCCACTTCTGCAGCGAACAGCATGACTAGTTTG CTCGCCTGTAAGTCTTTCAGCTGCAGTGCGCCAGATTGCTACACAATGTATATGAACGAGACAGCAAGCAACTGCTCTTCTGGCAATGCCTTCTGTGAG CTCAAACGGCTGAGCAGCAGCAACTACACCACGGGCTGCAGCACCACCTGCAACAGCACGTCCAGCAGGTGCGCGAATGAAACCCAGCTTCCGTGTGTTGTCGAGTGCTGCCGAACCCCCAACTGCCTGAACGGATCCATGCAGCTCATCAGAACCAGCTTCG TGACTACACGTGCGCCAACAACCACCACCACTAACCCAACTACAACTGTTGCAAATAAT GGCAAGAAGTGCCAGACCATGACTTGCAATGGTGAAGCCTGCTACAAAACACAAGCGAAAAACGACAAGTTGTGTCCCATCGGATATGAGTTTTGTGAG CTGAAAAAGACAGTTGCCAATGCTGTCATGACCTGGACCTCAGGCTGTAGCAAGGACTGCATCAAGCTCCCCTTGATCGTCTGCACATCCACTACTGTGGACTGCCTTCAGGAATGCTGTAATGCAACTCAGAAAGAATCTTGTCTCAAGATGGATGGGTCTGTTAACATGCCCAATGGTGCCAGCACACTTTATATTCCTTCACACTTCATATTCCTGACCAGCTCATTCCTGATCTGGATTTTAAATAGTCAGCTTCAATCCCTCCTGATTCAGTAG